One Pseudodesulfovibrio alkaliphilus DNA segment encodes these proteins:
- the mltC gene encoding membrane-bound lytic murein transglycosylase MltC gives MKDRALALVVLITMAALLGSCSRHDAVRVARAAATGSPAAAAESLARSKAQAYAANPAALTADLKQMARMIESFLKAVESVWGKKDTRVPTPKEYVKYTHNYLSRASVDFDKGIILVETLDQENPMESLRTAIITTLLTPADPRTVDLYSSSPVKLGETPFLYGEVKDHEGHDIRWAWRAERFADHLMASGVGVRTIDGKTVRAVTFHMIPDHLDVRARKYRGLVETAAVRFAVSRSLIYAIMKVESDFNPFAVSHANAIGLMQVVAATAGSDVYRLLNGREGQPGQDDLFHPPTNITYGTAYLHLLDTRYLSGVADPVSREYCVIAGYNGGAGGVLRTFHSDRAKAARRINGMHPGAVYDTLRTSLPHAETRRYLGKVVDARRHFVNF, from the coding sequence ATGAAAGACCGCGCTCTGGCCCTTGTCGTCCTGATCACGATGGCCGCCCTGCTTGGCTCCTGCTCGCGCCACGACGCGGTCAGGGTGGCCCGGGCGGCGGCCACGGGCAGTCCGGCCGCTGCGGCCGAATCCCTGGCCAGAAGCAAAGCGCAGGCCTATGCCGCCAATCCGGCAGCCCTGACCGCAGACCTCAAACAGATGGCCAGGATGATCGAGAGCTTCCTCAAGGCCGTGGAGTCGGTATGGGGCAAAAAGGACACCCGAGTCCCCACCCCCAAGGAATACGTCAAGTACACCCACAACTACCTCTCGCGAGCCAGCGTGGACTTTGACAAGGGCATCATCCTGGTCGAGACCCTTGACCAGGAAAATCCCATGGAGAGCCTGCGCACAGCCATTATCACCACCCTGCTCACCCCGGCCGATCCCCGCACCGTGGACCTGTATTCATCAAGCCCGGTCAAACTCGGTGAAACGCCTTTTCTCTATGGCGAGGTCAAGGACCACGAAGGACATGACATCCGCTGGGCATGGCGGGCCGAACGGTTCGCCGACCACCTGATGGCCTCGGGCGTGGGCGTACGGACCATTGACGGCAAGACAGTACGGGCCGTGACCTTCCACATGATTCCCGACCATCTTGACGTACGCGCCCGGAAGTATCGCGGGCTTGTGGAGACGGCGGCAGTCCGCTTTGCCGTCAGCCGCAGCCTGATCTACGCCATCATGAAGGTGGAGTCGGACTTCAACCCCTTTGCCGTCAGCCACGCCAACGCCATCGGCCTGATGCAGGTGGTGGCCGCCACTGCCGGAAGCGATGTCTACCGCCTGCTCAACGGCCGGGAAGGCCAGCCCGGACAGGATGACCTCTTCCACCCGCCCACCAACATCACTTACGGTACCGCCTACCTGCACCTGCTCGACACCCGCTACCTCTCGGGAGTGGCCGACCCTGTGTCCCGTGAATACTGCGTCATCGCGGGCTACAACGGCGGGGCGGGCGGGGTGCTCAGGACGTTTCACAGTGACCGCGCCAAGGCGGCGCGACGCATCAACGGCATGCATCCCGGCGCGGTTTACGACACCCTGCGCACTAGCCTGCCCCACGCCGAAACCCGACGCTATCTCGGTAAGGTCGTGGACGCCAGACGACACTTCGTCAACTTCTAA
- a CDS encoding Hpt domain-containing protein: protein MTEPPIIERIDADLEELMERFFASSRREVEAMRAALAAQDFVTLARLGHTAKGTGYGYGFRGMGDIGLALESAALADDHTGAASQVERLAHYLASVRVEFVD, encoded by the coding sequence ATGACCGAACCGCCCATCATCGAACGCATAGACGCAGATCTTGAGGAACTCATGGAGCGATTCTTCGCCAGTTCCCGGCGCGAAGTGGAGGCCATGCGGGCCGCGCTGGCCGCGCAGGATTTCGTCACCCTGGCCCGTCTGGGCCACACCGCCAAGGGAACGGGCTATGGCTACGGCTTCCGGGGCATGGGCGACATCGGCCTGGCTCTCGAGAGCGCCGCCCTGGCCGACGACCACACCGGGGCCGCCAGCCAGGTCGAGCGTTTGGCGCACTATCTGGCCTCCGTGCGCGTGGAATTCGTGGATTGA
- a CDS encoding 2-amino-3,7-dideoxy-D-threo-hept-6-ulosonate synthase, whose amino-acid sequence MHLGKAIRMERIMNRNNGRTIVVPLDHGVTVGPIYGLVDLRETVDLVAEGGANAMLMHKGIPRCSHRAGGKDIGLIIHLSASTSLSPFPNAKTIVGSVTDAIKLGADAVSVHVNLGDETEPQMLADLGRLCSEANEWGMPVLAMMYARGPKITDEYDPKVVAHCARVGVELGADIVKVNYTGDIDSFSRVVDGCCVPVVIAGGPKLESQRDLVQMVHDSIRAGGAGMSVGRNIFQNEDPARIVAALHKVVHEDWDVDSAMTLL is encoded by the coding sequence ATGCACCTTGGAAAGGCCATCCGCATGGAACGGATCATGAACCGCAACAACGGCCGCACCATCGTGGTGCCGCTGGACCACGGCGTGACCGTCGGCCCCATCTACGGCCTGGTGGACCTGCGCGAGACCGTCGACCTGGTGGCCGAGGGCGGAGCCAACGCCATGCTCATGCACAAAGGCATTCCCCGCTGCTCGCACAGGGCGGGCGGCAAGGACATCGGGCTGATCATCCACCTGTCGGCCTCCACCTCGCTCTCGCCCTTTCCCAACGCCAAAACCATCGTGGGATCTGTCACCGACGCCATCAAGCTCGGCGCGGACGCGGTGTCGGTCCATGTCAACCTGGGCGACGAGACCGAGCCTCAGATGCTGGCCGATCTTGGCAGGCTCTGCTCCGAAGCCAATGAATGGGGGATGCCGGTGCTGGCCATGATGTACGCTCGCGGCCCCAAGATCACCGACGAGTATGACCCGAAGGTGGTCGCCCACTGCGCCCGGGTGGGCGTTGAACTGGGGGCGGACATCGTCAAGGTCAACTATACCGGCGACATCGATTCCTTCTCGCGGGTGGTCGACGGCTGCTGCGTTCCGGTGGTCATCGCAGGCGGCCCCAAGCTCGAAAGCCAGCGCGACCTTGTCCAGATGGTCCACGACTCCATCCGTGCGGGCGGCGCCGGCATGTCGGTGGGCCGCAACATTTTCCAGAATGAAGACCCGGCCCGCATCGTGGCCGCTCTGCACAAGGTCGTTCATGAGGACTGGGACGTGGATTCGGCCATGACCCTGCTGTGA
- a CDS encoding Rid family detoxifying hydrolase: MTAISIIHTDKAPAAVGPYSQATRSGDMLFVSGQLGIVPGQGLAEGFKAQTRQALDNLKAILEAGGSSLSKVLTVDVFILDMGRFADLNAIYAEYFGDHKPARAAIQVAGLPLGGLVEFKCMAVSG; the protein is encoded by the coding sequence ATGACAGCAATCTCCATCATCCACACAGACAAGGCGCCCGCCGCCGTCGGCCCCTACTCGCAGGCCACCCGCTCCGGGGACATGCTCTTCGTCTCCGGCCAACTCGGCATCGTCCCCGGCCAGGGCTTGGCCGAGGGATTCAAGGCCCAGACCCGTCAGGCCCTGGACAACCTCAAGGCGATCCTTGAAGCGGGCGGATCGTCTCTGAGCAAGGTGCTGACAGTGGACGTATTCATCCTGGACATGGGCCGCTTCGCAGACCTCAATGCCATCTATGCGGAATATTTCGGCGATCACAAGCCTGCCAGGGCGGCCATCCAGGTGGCCGGGCTGCCCCTTGGCGGGCTGGTGGAGTTTAAGTGCATGGCGGTTTCCGGATAG
- the feoB gene encoding ferrous iron transport protein B, with protein MAKYTLGIAGNPNCGKTTMFNALTGARQHVANWPGVTVEKKIGIIKTDSDTVELVDLPGTYSLTAYTQEELVARNFLVEERPQVVIDVINADALERNLYLAVQLMELGVPLVLGLNMMDEVRQSGKHIDSAKLAALSGCKVVETVARDGKGADELLRTSLDLAREQDGQWKPLNISYGPDLDPVLAEMQALIESESFLTDKVPPRWTGIKYLERDEDVITRGRTANPDLSARLEAMADAVETHTEKTLKAAPDALIADYRYGFIAGMIKDVVTYPVLDEDRISRSDAMDKVLTHTLLGPLIMLGIVYVIYEITFTVGEVPMGWLESFFGWLGDTVSDAMPEGHLRSLLVSGIIDGVGGVLGFVPLIMFMFLMISALEDSGYIARMAYMLDRIFKIFGLHGTSVLPFIVSGGIAGGCAVPGVMATRTLRSPKEKLATLFVAPYMTCGAKVPVFLMLTAAFFPNNAATVMLMITLGAWAMALIVARILRSTIIRGASTPFVMELPPYRMPTLRGVLIHTWERTWEYAKKAGTIILGISILIWAMMTFPQMPEEQAEVFEAKRTPIVALIEALGEDADESILTPLEEQLADIDNAEAEAAIRHTVAGRIGTALEPISRYAGFDWRTNIALTGGFAAKEVIVSTLGTAYSLGEVDPEETESLAQRLVNDPMFTPASAVALILFTMLYAPCFVTVVAMARESSWTWAASSVVGSTVLAFIMAVAGYNIARLVL; from the coding sequence ATGGCCAAATACACCCTCGGCATAGCGGGCAACCCCAACTGCGGCAAGACGACCATGTTCAACGCCCTGACAGGCGCAAGACAGCATGTGGCCAACTGGCCGGGCGTCACGGTCGAAAAAAAGATCGGCATCATCAAGACAGACTCGGACACCGTGGAACTGGTGGATCTGCCAGGCACCTACTCGCTGACGGCCTACACCCAGGAGGAATTGGTCGCCAGGAACTTTCTTGTGGAAGAACGCCCCCAGGTAGTCATCGACGTGATCAACGCCGATGCCCTGGAGCGCAATCTCTACCTGGCCGTTCAGCTCATGGAGCTTGGCGTGCCGTTGGTGCTGGGCCTGAACATGATGGACGAAGTCCGCCAGAGCGGCAAGCACATCGACAGCGCCAAACTGGCCGCCCTGAGCGGGTGCAAGGTTGTGGAGACCGTGGCCAGGGATGGCAAGGGGGCGGACGAGCTGCTGCGCACCTCCCTTGATCTGGCCCGCGAGCAAGACGGCCAGTGGAAGCCGCTGAACATCTCCTACGGCCCTGACCTGGACCCGGTGCTCGCTGAGATGCAAGCCCTCATCGAGTCGGAGTCCTTTCTTACGGACAAGGTACCGCCGCGCTGGACCGGCATCAAGTATCTGGAACGCGACGAGGATGTCATCACCAGGGGGCGCACCGCCAACCCAGACCTCTCTGCCAGGCTCGAGGCCATGGCCGACGCGGTGGAGACTCATACCGAAAAGACTCTCAAGGCCGCACCGGACGCCCTCATCGCCGACTATCGCTACGGTTTCATCGCCGGAATGATCAAGGATGTCGTCACCTATCCCGTTCTCGACGAAGACCGCATCAGCCGTTCGGACGCCATGGACAAGGTGCTCACCCACACCCTGCTCGGCCCGCTGATCATGCTCGGCATCGTCTATGTCATTTACGAAATCACCTTCACGGTGGGCGAAGTGCCCATGGGTTGGCTCGAATCGTTCTTCGGCTGGCTCGGAGACACGGTCAGCGACGCCATGCCCGAAGGCCACCTGCGCTCGCTCCTCGTCTCAGGCATCATCGACGGCGTGGGCGGCGTTCTGGGCTTTGTGCCGCTGATCATGTTCATGTTCCTGATGATCTCGGCCCTTGAGGATTCGGGCTATATCGCCCGCATGGCCTACATGCTCGACAGGATCTTCAAGATATTCGGCCTGCACGGCACCTCGGTGCTGCCCTTCATCGTCTCGGGCGGCATTGCCGGGGGCTGCGCCGTTCCCGGCGTCATGGCCACCCGCACCCTCAGAAGCCCCAAGGAGAAACTGGCCACCCTCTTCGTCGCCCCATACATGACCTGCGGGGCCAAGGTGCCTGTCTTTCTGATGCTCACCGCCGCCTTCTTCCCGAATAACGCGGCCACGGTCATGCTCATGATCACCCTGGGCGCGTGGGCCATGGCCCTGATCGTCGCCCGCATCCTGCGCTCCACCATCATCCGAGGCGCCTCAACGCCCTTTGTCATGGAACTGCCGCCCTACCGCATGCCCACCCTGCGCGGCGTGCTCATCCACACCTGGGAACGAACCTGGGAATACGCCAAGAAGGCGGGCACCATCATTCTCGGCATCTCCATCCTCATCTGGGCAATGATGACCTTCCCCCAGATGCCCGAGGAACAAGCCGAGGTCTTTGAGGCCAAGCGCACCCCCATCGTTGCCCTGATCGAAGCCTTGGGAGAGGACGCGGATGAAAGCATCCTGACACCCCTTGAAGAACAGCTGGCCGACATAGACAACGCCGAAGCCGAGGCAGCAATCCGCCACACCGTGGCAGGGCGCATCGGCACCGCCCTGGAACCGATCTCGCGCTACGCCGGATTCGACTGGCGCACCAACATAGCCCTTACCGGCGGATTCGCGGCCAAGGAGGTCATCGTCTCCACGCTGGGCACCGCCTATTCCCTGGGCGAGGTGGACCCCGAGGAAACCGAGTCCCTGGCCCAGAGGCTGGTAAACGACCCCATGTTCACCCCGGCCTCGGCTGTAGCCCTGATCCTCTTCACCATGCTCTACGCCCCCTGCTTCGTCACCGTGGTGGCCATGGCCCGCGAGTCGAGCTGGACCTGGGCCGCCTCCAGCGTCGTCGGCTCCACTGTACTGGCCTTCATCATGGCCGTGGCCGGATACAACATCGCCCGGCTCGTGCTCTGA
- a CDS encoding FeoA family protein, which translates to MNTSFCLREAQVNQRLKIVTVKADGELGRRIRDLGLIPGTECKVIGKAPLKDPVALRLKDFTLTLRNSEADHITVSALEG; encoded by the coding sequence ATGAACACCAGTTTTTGTCTGCGCGAGGCCCAGGTCAACCAGAGGCTGAAGATCGTGACAGTCAAGGCAGACGGGGAACTCGGCCGACGCATCCGCGATCTTGGCCTGATTCCCGGCACCGAGTGCAAGGTCATCGGCAAGGCTCCCCTCAAGGATCCTGTGGCTCTCAGGCTCAAGGACTTCACCCTTACCCTGCGCAACAGCGAGGCGGACCACATCACCGTCTCGGCTCTGGAGGGATAA
- a CDS encoding FeoB-associated Cys-rich membrane protein, translating into MLDTLVVGAIVLVAAVYVGRRIFNQFFTKTPSCGCSGCSGAGSCPSAGKDKDSMRCDTK; encoded by the coding sequence ATGCTCGACACCTTGGTCGTAGGCGCCATCGTCTTGGTGGCCGCTGTCTATGTCGGACGCCGGATTTTCAACCAATTTTTTACCAAGACACCGTCCTGCGGCTGCTCTGGATGCTCAGGCGCAGGTTCCTGCCCGAGCGCGGGCAAAGACAAGGACAGCATGCGCTGCGACACGAAGTGA
- a CDS encoding PilZ domain-containing protein, with translation MKTRLLLIAEAGPARAAYLGALSRLDVEVDCVASPDDIGGAVIEIPYSGLLIDVPTMIRCECADKNRVNRIVERFPSLRLMFDADFGGIRGLARGGTMRDNRDLAEFVLSECVPFAPRSIRVATRQALIFNVLLGGAPERMAAEAERTVTINVSEHGCFVFTAGRWVIDAPVWLVVGEFEDKTPIELRVRWRRNWGEVMTLPGIGATFESMTAHQYAQLHSYL, from the coding sequence TTGAAGACCAGACTGTTGTTGATCGCAGAGGCGGGCCCGGCCCGTGCCGCGTACCTTGGCGCCTTGAGTCGTCTTGATGTCGAGGTCGATTGCGTTGCCTCCCCGGACGACATTGGCGGTGCGGTCATCGAAATACCTTATAGCGGGTTGCTTATCGACGTGCCGACCATGATCCGGTGCGAGTGCGCGGACAAGAACCGTGTCAACCGCATTGTGGAGCGCTTTCCCTCGTTACGGTTGATGTTTGATGCCGACTTTGGCGGCATTCGCGGATTGGCCCGGGGCGGAACCATGCGGGACAACCGCGATCTGGCCGAGTTCGTTTTGAGCGAGTGTGTGCCCTTTGCGCCGCGTTCCATCCGGGTAGCCACCCGGCAGGCCCTTATCTTCAATGTGTTGCTGGGTGGTGCTCCCGAGCGCATGGCTGCAGAGGCAGAGCGTACAGTGACCATCAACGTGTCCGAGCATGGTTGCTTCGTCTTCACGGCCGGGCGCTGGGTGATTGATGCGCCGGTCTGGCTCGTTGTCGGCGAGTTTGAGGACAAGACGCCCATCGAACTGCGCGTGCGTTGGCGGCGGAACTGGGGCGAGGTGATGACTCTTCCCGGCATCGGGGCCACCTTTGAATCCATGACCGCGCATCAATATGCGCAACTGCACTCGTATCTCTAG
- a CDS encoding glycosyltransferase family 9 protein translates to MTDIFTINPKRILVCQLRQIGDVLLATPSIRLLGERFPEAEIHVLTEKKCVPVLVNNPRVHRIWPIDRKALANPLKALAYYASVGRHGFDLIVDFQQLPRCKWVLRFSKAPVRLSFPPRWFNRKLYTHWAPVVCGYAAKCKASVLAPLGIQWNGERPEIWLTEQERQFADALLREHDLATGPFITVDPSHRRETRRWPARHFASLIRLLGESQPDLKAMILYGPGERELAEEVASLAGDRALVTGNMLSLREMAAVQERAVLHLGNCSAPRHFAVAVDTPSLTIQGATGTGWGFPSDEHVSATKRLPCYPCNKNTCKTRECLETFLPEDLLAEALRLIAIGRERRKTQTA, encoded by the coding sequence ATGACCGACATATTCACAATCAATCCGAAACGCATCCTCGTTTGCCAACTCAGGCAGATTGGCGACGTGCTGCTTGCCACGCCGTCCATCCGACTGCTCGGGGAGCGTTTCCCTGAGGCCGAGATTCATGTCCTCACCGAAAAGAAATGCGTCCCCGTGCTGGTGAACAATCCCCGGGTCCACAGAATCTGGCCCATAGACCGCAAGGCGCTGGCCAACCCGCTCAAGGCGCTGGCCTACTACGCCTCGGTGGGACGCCACGGCTTTGACTTGATCGTCGATTTCCAGCAACTACCACGCTGCAAGTGGGTATTACGCTTTTCCAAGGCTCCCGTCCGGCTCTCCTTCCCACCCAGGTGGTTCAACAGAAAGCTCTACACCCACTGGGCTCCGGTAGTGTGCGGCTATGCTGCCAAGTGCAAGGCCAGCGTGCTGGCCCCGCTGGGTATACAATGGAACGGTGAAAGGCCGGAAATATGGCTGACTGAGCAGGAGAGGCAATTTGCCGACGCGCTCCTGCGAGAGCACGATCTGGCGACCGGCCCTTTCATCACGGTTGATCCTAGCCATCGCCGGGAGACGCGCCGCTGGCCCGCCCGCCATTTCGCCAGCCTGATCCGCCTGCTCGGGGAGAGCCAGCCTGACCTCAAGGCCATGATTCTCTATGGTCCGGGGGAACGGGAGTTGGCCGAGGAGGTGGCCTCGCTGGCCGGGGACAGGGCGCTGGTCACTGGGAACATGCTATCGTTGCGAGAGATGGCTGCGGTGCAGGAGCGGGCAGTGCTTCACCTGGGCAACTGCTCGGCGCCCAGGCATTTCGCGGTGGCGGTGGACACGCCCTCCCTGACCATTCAGGGGGCCACGGGCACAGGCTGGGGATTCCCTTCGGACGAGCACGTCAGCGCCACCAAGCGCCTGCCCTGCTACCCGTGCAACAAGAACACCTGCAAGACGCGGGAATGCCTCGAAACCTTCCTGCCCGAAGACCTGTTGGCCGAGGCGCTTCGCCTCATCGCCATCGGGCGCGAAAGACGAAAGACGCAGACCGCCTAG
- a CDS encoding surface carbohydrate biosynthesis protein, which produces MLCAIPIEISNRELDGVLYLALKLVQRGLPVMFGERMVTQYVKNNNEPVLYFDIEQYVPINRKVIADGGAVFNLNSEGFAFLCDEKFISIFEHIRDDVTKIFLWGKRQREVVSRQLPDLMQDRLVVSGHPSFDMAQERFVPYYRNESILQCHGEDYILVNANSGIFNHAMGLENYLKMIQKMDEWQIYRDEDYLKFIRTQSEYQEKVANGMLELVAHLARAFPKRHVIIRPHPTEGMDFYTKPLKRYPNVFVTNEGRVREWIASARVVVHHDCTTSLEALLMGKPVIQFRPVYDERFNDPLLAGIGLATGKVEEAEAIVRDGEMPVGLRERQLANLEPSLANIGFVAAEMIADQAVDVARGVVNTWIPEPLGFWGNVKCWRKHLSKQLRARQPGRNGRKVRYALSKFPRLSLDAVQLRLDKLRVIEPSLPEVDVTSLTLNTFLMRPRTTMD; this is translated from the coding sequence ATGTTGTGCGCCATTCCTATTGAAATTAGCAATCGTGAACTCGACGGTGTGTTGTATCTGGCTTTGAAGCTCGTTCAACGCGGACTGCCCGTGATGTTCGGCGAGCGTATGGTGACGCAATACGTCAAAAATAATAATGAACCTGTGCTGTATTTCGACATTGAGCAGTATGTTCCTATCAACCGAAAGGTCATTGCCGATGGTGGCGCGGTTTTCAACCTGAATTCTGAAGGATTTGCATTTCTTTGCGATGAGAAGTTCATTAGTATATTTGAACATATCAGAGATGATGTCACGAAGATATTTCTCTGGGGAAAACGGCAGCGTGAGGTGGTGAGCAGGCAACTGCCCGACTTGATGCAGGATAGACTTGTGGTTTCGGGGCACCCGAGTTTCGATATGGCGCAAGAGCGTTTCGTGCCCTATTACAGAAACGAATCCATCCTGCAATGCCATGGTGAAGATTATATTCTTGTCAACGCTAACAGCGGCATATTCAATCACGCAATGGGGCTGGAAAACTATCTCAAAATGATCCAGAAGATGGATGAATGGCAAATTTACAGGGATGAAGACTACCTGAAGTTCATCAGGACGCAATCGGAGTATCAGGAGAAAGTGGCCAACGGCATGCTTGAGCTGGTGGCCCATCTTGCCCGCGCTTTTCCCAAACGGCATGTCATCATTCGTCCCCACCCTACCGAGGGTATGGACTTCTATACAAAGCCGCTCAAGAGATACCCCAATGTGTTTGTGACCAACGAGGGTCGAGTTCGCGAATGGATCGCCAGCGCACGTGTCGTGGTTCATCACGACTGCACCACGAGCCTGGAGGCTCTACTTATGGGCAAGCCGGTTATCCAGTTCCGTCCTGTTTATGACGAGAGATTTAATGACCCTCTGTTGGCAGGAATCGGCTTGGCTACAGGGAAAGTTGAGGAGGCGGAGGCAATTGTTCGAGACGGTGAGATGCCCGTGGGTCTGCGGGAGCGCCAGTTGGCGAATTTAGAGCCAAGTCTTGCCAATATCGGTTTTGTTGCAGCGGAAATGATTGCCGATCAGGCCGTAGATGTGGCTCGAGGCGTTGTCAATACTTGGATTCCCGAACCGCTCGGTTTCTGGGGCAATGTCAAGTGCTGGCGAAAGCACCTGAGCAAGCAGCTGCGGGCTAGGCAGCCTGGAAGAAACGGGCGCAAGGTTCGCTATGCCCTAAGCAAGTTCCCGCGTCTGTCTTTGGATGCGGTGCAACTGCGCCTTGACAAACTGCGGGTCATTGAGCCGTCGTTGCCCGAGGTGGATGTAACGTCGCTGACCCTGAACACCTTCCTGATGCGGCCGCGCACCACCATGGATTAG
- a CDS encoding TIGR04076 family protein gives MLHDVKITVLKRLFHEDLVKNYTDNPNSWTPCQLFKEGQTFTIPAQAPWNKPEDFCGWAWADMQKMIWGMSRGGPKQFVTCCTDGYRPVVFLLERLDPES, from the coding sequence ATGCTCCATGATGTTAAAATCACTGTTCTCAAACGACTGTTCCATGAGGATCTGGTAAAAAATTATACCGACAATCCGAACTCCTGGACACCATGCCAGTTGTTCAAGGAGGGGCAGACCTTTACCATTCCCGCCCAAGCCCCATGGAATAAACCCGAGGATTTCTGCGGATGGGCGTGGGCAGACATGCAAAAGATGATCTGGGGCATGTCCCGCGGAGGGCCCAAACAGTTCGTCACCTGCTGCACCGACGGCTACCGGCCCGTGGTATTCCTGCTGGAAAGGCTCGACCCTGAGAGCTAA
- the hisF gene encoding imidazole glycerol phosphate synthase subunit HisF: protein MLKTRIIPTLLYRDYGLVKGVGFDSWRHVGSLMQSIKVYNMRNVDELLIVDIRATDDGRPPDFAWVDDFADECFMPLTVGGGVSKVDHVGKLLDVGADKIAMNTAAFENPTLIRQVAQKYGSQCAIVSIDFTRKNGFLEVVTHSGRQPRGTDLVEFAKIAEGNGAGEILLTSVELDGTMQGYDIDALTRVSNAVSIPVIASGGVGNPQHMLEAIRDGGATAVAAASIFHFTEQTPAECRAILRRAGIPVRKD, encoded by the coding sequence ATGCTCAAGACCAGAATCATCCCAACGCTCCTCTATCGGGACTACGGCTTGGTCAAAGGTGTCGGCTTCGACAGTTGGCGGCACGTGGGATCGCTCATGCAATCCATCAAGGTCTACAACATGCGCAACGTGGACGAACTACTAATCGTGGACATCAGGGCCACCGACGACGGCCGCCCCCCCGACTTCGCATGGGTGGACGACTTCGCGGACGAATGCTTCATGCCCCTCACGGTGGGCGGCGGGGTTTCAAAAGTAGATCATGTCGGCAAACTACTGGACGTAGGCGCAGACAAAATTGCTATGAATACCGCCGCATTTGAAAACCCCACCCTCATTAGACAGGTAGCCCAAAAGTATGGTTCCCAATGCGCCATCGTGTCCATCGACTTCACCAGAAAAAACGGGTTCCTTGAGGTGGTCACCCACTCCGGGCGACAACCACGCGGTACAGACCTCGTGGAATTCGCAAAAATCGCCGAGGGGAACGGGGCTGGAGAAATATTGCTCACTTCGGTCGAGCTGGACGGCACGATGCAAGGCTATGACATTGATGCCTTGACACGCGTCAGCAACGCAGTCTCCATTCCGGTCATCGCGTCTGGTGGTGTCGGCAATCCGCAGCACATGCTGGAAGCCATTCGGGATGGCGGTGCCACGGCCGTAGCAGCCGCATCAATTTTTCACTTCACGGAACAAACTCCCGCCGAATGCAGAGCAATCCTTCGACGGGCAGGCATCCCGGTACGAAAGGATTGA
- the hisH gene encoding imidazole glycerol phosphate synthase subunit HisH — MNYGVGNIDSLSRALTVCGAKPLLTDREKDFKVVDACVLPGVGAFGDAIKLLRARHLDTILEDQIIAYDIPILGVCLGMQLLASRSFELGEHEGLGWIPGTVKPLKPTAKERIPHVGWNSVEHDGSDPLFDGIPSGEDFYFVHGYHFDVDSPSNILGKTSYCGKFTSAVRHKNIFGTQFHPEKSQGIGLRLLRNFIHYCEKF; from the coding sequence GTGAACTATGGCGTAGGCAACATCGATTCCCTCTCCCGCGCCCTGACCGTTTGCGGAGCCAAGCCGCTACTCACCGACCGCGAGAAAGACTTCAAGGTGGTCGACGCATGCGTCCTCCCCGGCGTGGGAGCCTTCGGCGACGCCATCAAACTACTGCGTGCCAGACATCTCGACACAATCCTCGAAGACCAGATCATCGCTTACGACATACCCATTCTTGGAGTCTGTCTCGGTATGCAACTGCTGGCATCGCGCAGCTTCGAGCTCGGCGAGCACGAAGGCTTGGGCTGGATCCCCGGCACGGTGAAACCATTGAAGCCCACGGCCAAGGAACGCATCCCTCATGTAGGTTGGAACAGTGTGGAGCACGATGGCTCAGACCCTCTGTTCGACGGCATTCCTTCGGGTGAGGATTTCTACTTCGTCCACGGCTATCATTTCGACGTGGATAGCCCTTCAAACATTCTCGGAAAAACCAGCTACTGCGGCAAGTTCACATCAGCAGTTCGCCATAAAAATATTTTCGGCACGCAATTTCATCCTGAAAAAAGCCAGGGGATCGGCTTGAGATTGCTTAGGAACTTCATCCATTACTGCGAGAAGTTCTAA